The following are encoded together in the Desulfococcus multivorans genome:
- a CDS encoding cytochrome c3 family protein translates to MKWIESIRKMLSALRENRMPILWIGCLALLSGGFLFLFYASPATNIGPEQPIPFSHRLHAGVKAIDCKFCHPYVARSRHPGLPPVEKCLYCHSYIIAGHPQIMKEHQYFDTNTPTPWVKANFLPEHVLFNHERHIKRDFACAECHGAVETMDRIKGERFRMGFCIQCHQQNQGPLDCWLACHS, encoded by the coding sequence ATGAAATGGATTGAATCGATACGGAAGATGTTGAGCGCGCTCCGGGAGAATCGGATGCCGATCCTCTGGATCGGGTGTCTCGCGCTCCTCTCGGGAGGCTTCCTCTTTCTGTTCTATGCCTCTCCCGCCACCAACATCGGGCCGGAACAGCCGATCCCCTTCAGCCATCGACTGCATGCCGGGGTCAAGGCCATCGACTGCAAATTCTGCCATCCCTACGTGGCCAGATCCCGCCACCCCGGTCTTCCGCCCGTGGAGAAATGCCTCTACTGCCATTCCTACATCATTGCCGGCCATCCTCAGATTATGAAGGAACACCAGTACTTCGATACGAATACCCCGACACCCTGGGTCAAGGCCAACTTCCTGCCGGAGCACGTCCTCTTCAACCATGAGCGGCACATCAAGCGGGATTTCGCGTGTGCCGAATGCCACGGTGCGGTGGAGACGATGGATCGTATCAAGGGGGAACGGTTCAGAATGGGCTTCTGCATCCAGTGCCATCAACAAAACCAAGGACCCCTGGACTGCTGGCTGGCATGTCACAGCTGA
- a CDS encoding DUF3341 domain-containing protein, whose product MSTNRYVMGLFKEESSVAAAIDALRSSPWELCRVHGPYPSHSILHALRFKKSRVGYFTLAGGIFGFFFGYALSIYSSVQWNLIVSGKPVVSLIPFFVVGYEMTILFGILGTVLGILIYARIPEFKSLKGIYDPRCSGDRFGVVAGCEAGKEEALSAFLADLGAEIRRFDVSAGNDRTAEALRT is encoded by the coding sequence ATGTCCACTAACCGATACGTGATGGGTCTGTTCAAGGAGGAAAGCAGCGTGGCGGCGGCGATCGACGCGCTCAGGTCGTCGCCGTGGGAACTCTGTCGGGTTCACGGTCCCTATCCGAGCCATTCGATTCTCCACGCCCTCAGGTTCAAAAAGAGCCGGGTCGGCTACTTCACCCTCGCCGGAGGGATCTTCGGCTTTTTCTTCGGGTATGCACTCTCCATCTACTCGTCGGTGCAGTGGAACCTGATCGTGAGCGGCAAGCCGGTGGTTTCGTTGATTCCGTTTTTTGTCGTGGGCTATGAGATGACCATTCTCTTCGGCATTCTGGGGACTGTCCTGGGCATCCTGATTTACGCCCGGATTCCCGAATTCAAAAGCCTGAAAGGCATCTACGATCCCCGGTGCTCGGGTGATCGTTTCGGTGTCGTCGCCGGATGCGAGGCCGGGAAGGAAGAGGCGCTTTCGGCTTTTCTGGCGGACCTGGGGGCGGAGATCCGCCGTTTCGACGTGTCGGCGGGCAACGATCGAACCGCGGAAGCGCTTCGGACCTGA
- the nrfD gene encoding NrfD/PsrC family molybdoenzyme membrane anchor subunit — protein sequence MSNLTPAKVDSIVLNTLSPPPRSYWGIAALLFMGALMGLGCWIYQIYVGIGVGGQNNPVAWGTYLINFVFWVGIAHSGTLISAILFLFRAGWRNPIARAAETMTVFAVCTAGLFPLIHLGRVWLVYYMLPYPNQRNLWPNFTSPLMFDIVAISTYLTVSALFWYTGMIPDLATIRDRAEGLRKKIYTVLSFGWTGKFEQWRHYARGYLFFAALATPLVISVHSVVSWDFGLGIVPGWHSTIFAPYFVAGAIHSGLAMVLTLMIPLRRIFHYEALITVDVLENVAKTIILTGFIVTYAYVFEIFIAWYSFNPVEQEAFRWRIFGDYGLEFWIMTTCNCVAPLFFFFRKVRTSLKWLMTISILVNVGMWYERFVIIVGGPAHDFIPHAWGLYSPSFIELGIMFGTFCMFFLLFILFVKHMPSVSMTEMKEALKPGDADVH from the coding sequence ATGTCGAACCTCACTCCGGCCAAAGTCGATTCCATCGTTCTGAATACGCTGAGCCCGCCCCCCCGGTCCTACTGGGGCATAGCGGCGCTGCTGTTCATGGGCGCACTCATGGGACTGGGTTGCTGGATCTACCAGATCTACGTGGGCATCGGTGTCGGCGGGCAGAACAATCCTGTCGCATGGGGGACATACCTCATCAACTTCGTCTTCTGGGTGGGCATCGCCCATTCCGGGACCCTGATTTCGGCTATTCTGTTCCTTTTCCGGGCCGGATGGCGGAATCCCATCGCCCGGGCCGCGGAAACCATGACGGTGTTCGCCGTATGCACCGCCGGCCTCTTCCCCCTCATTCACCTGGGGCGCGTCTGGCTGGTCTACTACATGCTGCCCTATCCCAACCAGCGGAACCTCTGGCCCAACTTCACCTCGCCGCTGATGTTCGATATCGTCGCCATCAGCACCTACCTGACGGTGAGCGCCCTGTTCTGGTATACGGGCATGATTCCGGATCTGGCGACCATCCGGGATCGTGCGGAAGGGCTTCGGAAAAAGATCTATACGGTCCTCTCCTTCGGCTGGACGGGCAAATTCGAGCAATGGCGCCACTACGCCCGGGGGTATCTTTTCTTCGCGGCCCTGGCGACCCCCCTGGTCATCTCGGTCCACAGCGTCGTGTCGTGGGATTTCGGCCTGGGCATCGTTCCCGGCTGGCACAGCACCATCTTCGCCCCCTATTTCGTGGCGGGGGCCATCCATTCGGGTCTCGCCATGGTGCTCACCCTGATGATCCCCCTTCGCCGGATCTTCCATTATGAAGCGCTCATCACCGTGGACGTCCTCGAAAACGTGGCCAAGACCATCATCCTCACCGGGTTTATCGTGACCTACGCCTATGTCTTCGAGATTTTCATTGCCTGGTACAGCTTCAATCCGGTGGAGCAGGAAGCCTTTCGATGGCGGATCTTCGGGGATTACGGCCTGGAATTCTGGATCATGACCACCTGCAACTGCGTGGCGCCCCTCTTCTTCTTTTTCAGGAAGGTCCGTACCAGCCTGAAATGGCTCATGACGATCTCCATCCTGGTGAACGTCGGTATGTGGTATGAACGTTTCGTGATCATCGTCGGCGGCCCGGCCCACGACTTCATCCCCCACGCCTGGGGCCTCTACAGCCCGTCCTTCATCGAATTGGGGATCATGTTCGGGACCTTCTGCATGTTTTTTCTGCTTTTCATTCTTTTTGTGAAACATATGCCCTCCGTCTCCATGACGGAGATGAAAGAGGCCCTCAAACCAGGAGACGCCGATGTCCACTAA
- a CDS encoding 4Fe-4S dicluster domain-containing protein encodes MNRRELAVQGPASTPDEGNESRNRNLTLDMGCLRQAYPHLPNGWGALFMDRRTFLKIAGIGSLSVAAGCTGNPEKNLYTLVRAPDDMVTGKPAWYASTCRECPAGCGLIAKNREGRVIKVEGNPFHPVNRGKLCMRGQAALQGVYNPDRIRTPLIKTDGRWRPLTREAATAVVRERLSEAATAGDGNVFLLSEVVGETTLDAMNQFMGAVKSGPPVLFEAFAYESLKAANALTFGIKGLCRYHIDAADVLVGFGADFLETWLSPVEYARKFKTMHGYRDGGKGLFIHVGPYQSLTAVNADQWLSIRCGTEAFVALTCIREALAAGKGRDLPANIRDALEKVSRPHTAASTCRIAGMDPSACRMLIDRLLAARRPLVLGQGAGAGAREGLAANVAVNLLNLVLDPTLSRFDFTCRHRVEIASERADVHQLFKTIGARDNAVLMLNNVNPVFALPESLGLRELLGRPSQFTVSFSNFMDDTTALADLILPVRLPLERWGEYAGRHGIVSTLQPAMGKLTDFSALTDLLAGFAGDETPADSRARRMTRDRLEAAGRIADDREWLETVQRGGIFDAAAEASPYTWKFSFDSVKLLAGLDPEPGTAAGKFTFIAAPSLRFFDGRGGNKPWLAEYPDPITKVAWQAPVWIHPDTMAREGLKSGDCLEIQSPWGRLSAPAYPCFGLDPGVLVMTTGQGHEAFGRYARGNGGNPFRLLPDTVDPVSGGPTLVVQGVDMLPEGRRMVLANTDGSKFQHGRKIALTVGMAELGGKAHPGSHTVGFGMNEFPMTLPLPDGYDPHRDVYPPHEHRDDYRWGMVVDLDRCIGCGACAVACYAENNIGVVGEERIIEGREMSWLRIERYHDPDRMEKMIFLPMMCQHCDNAPCESVCPVYAPHHGHEGLNNQIYNRCIGTRYCSQNCPYKVRRFNWYEWDRPNPLPLQLNPDVTVRMRGVMEKCSFCVQRIKDAHGRARDENRRIRDGEMVPACVQTCPTDALVFGNLADRESRVRKMTDDPRAYQVMGYLNTKPAVIYLKKVVQEI; translated from the coding sequence ATGAATCGCCGGGAGCTTGCCGTTCAAGGCCCGGCATCGACACCGGACGAGGGAAACGAATCCCGGAACCGAAACCTGACATTGGATATGGGATGCCTCAGGCAGGCCTATCCGCATTTGCCCAATGGGTGGGGAGCGCTTTTCATGGATCGCCGAACTTTCCTGAAGATTGCCGGTATCGGCAGCCTTTCCGTTGCCGCCGGCTGCACCGGCAACCCCGAAAAAAATCTTTACACCCTGGTCCGTGCCCCGGACGATATGGTCACCGGGAAGCCCGCCTGGTATGCTTCCACGTGCCGGGAATGTCCCGCCGGATGCGGTCTTATCGCCAAAAATCGCGAGGGCCGGGTGATCAAGGTCGAGGGAAACCCGTTTCATCCCGTCAACCGGGGAAAGCTTTGCATGCGGGGCCAGGCGGCCCTCCAGGGGGTCTACAACCCCGACAGAATCAGAACGCCGCTGATCAAGACCGACGGCCGGTGGCGGCCCCTCACCCGGGAGGCGGCCACGGCCGTGGTCCGGGAGCGGCTTTCCGAAGCGGCGACGGCCGGCGACGGCAATGTTTTTCTCCTGTCCGAAGTCGTGGGAGAGACCACGCTTGACGCCATGAACCAGTTTATGGGCGCCGTGAAGTCCGGCCCGCCGGTGTTGTTCGAGGCCTTTGCCTACGAATCCCTGAAAGCGGCCAATGCCTTGACCTTCGGCATCAAAGGCCTGTGCCGTTATCACATCGACGCGGCGGACGTTCTTGTCGGCTTCGGAGCGGACTTCCTGGAGACCTGGCTTTCTCCGGTGGAATACGCCCGAAAATTCAAAACCATGCATGGGTATCGCGACGGTGGAAAGGGGCTGTTCATTCATGTGGGGCCGTACCAGTCCCTGACGGCGGTCAATGCGGACCAATGGTTGTCCATCCGGTGCGGTACGGAAGCCTTTGTCGCGCTGACCTGCATTCGGGAAGCGCTGGCCGCGGGAAAAGGCCGCGACCTGCCGGCGAATATCCGCGATGCCCTTGAAAAGGTGTCGCGACCCCACACGGCGGCATCCACCTGCCGGATCGCGGGCATGGATCCGTCGGCCTGCCGCATGCTGATCGACCGGCTGCTGGCGGCCAGGCGGCCTCTGGTCCTGGGGCAGGGCGCGGGAGCCGGCGCCCGGGAGGGCCTCGCCGCCAATGTCGCCGTCAATCTTCTCAATCTCGTGCTTGATCCGACGCTGTCGCGGTTCGATTTCACCTGTCGGCATCGCGTGGAAATCGCTTCGGAACGTGCGGACGTCCACCAGCTGTTCAAAACGATCGGCGCACGGGACAATGCCGTTCTGATGCTCAACAACGTCAACCCCGTCTTTGCCCTGCCCGAATCATTGGGGCTCCGGGAACTCCTGGGGCGGCCGTCGCAGTTTACGGTCAGCTTCAGCAATTTCATGGACGATACCACCGCCCTGGCCGATCTCATCCTGCCGGTGCGGCTTCCGCTGGAGCGGTGGGGTGAATACGCGGGGCGGCACGGCATCGTCTCGACCCTGCAACCGGCCATGGGGAAGCTTACGGACTTTTCAGCCCTGACAGACCTTCTGGCGGGATTTGCCGGCGACGAAACCCCGGCTGACAGCCGGGCCCGGCGCATGACCCGCGATCGGCTCGAGGCGGCGGGACGGATCGCCGACGATCGGGAATGGCTCGAGACGGTTCAGCGGGGAGGAATTTTCGACGCGGCCGCCGAGGCCTCGCCATATACGTGGAAGTTCTCGTTCGACAGCGTCAAATTGCTGGCCGGCCTGGATCCCGAACCCGGGACGGCGGCCGGGAAATTCACCTTCATCGCCGCCCCCTCCCTTCGGTTCTTCGACGGGCGCGGGGGCAACAAGCCCTGGCTGGCCGAGTATCCCGATCCCATCACCAAGGTCGCCTGGCAGGCGCCGGTCTGGATTCACCCCGACACCATGGCCCGGGAAGGCCTCAAATCCGGAGACTGCCTGGAGATCCAATCCCCATGGGGCCGTTTGAGCGCCCCGGCCTATCCCTGCTTCGGCCTCGATCCGGGCGTTCTCGTGATGACGACGGGGCAGGGGCACGAGGCTTTCGGCCGATATGCCCGAGGCAACGGCGGCAATCCTTTCCGGCTCCTCCCGGATACGGTCGATCCGGTCTCCGGCGGTCCGACATTGGTGGTGCAGGGTGTGGACATGCTTCCCGAGGGCAGGCGAATGGTGCTCGCCAATACCGACGGCAGCAAGTTTCAGCACGGCCGCAAGATCGCCCTCACCGTGGGCATGGCCGAACTCGGCGGAAAGGCGCATCCCGGCAGCCATACCGTGGGCTTCGGTATGAACGAATTCCCTATGACCCTGCCGCTTCCCGATGGATACGATCCCCACCGGGACGTGTATCCGCCCCACGAGCACCGGGATGACTATCGCTGGGGGATGGTGGTCGATTTGGATCGCTGCATCGGCTGCGGGGCCTGCGCCGTGGCCTGCTACGCCGAGAACAACATCGGCGTGGTCGGGGAAGAGCGGATTATCGAAGGGCGGGAGATGTCGTGGCTCCGCATCGAGCGGTATCACGATCCCGACCGGATGGAAAAGATGATTTTCCTGCCGATGATGTGCCAGCATTGCGACAATGCGCCCTGCGAATCGGTCTGTCCGGTCTATGCCCCCCACCACGGCCACGAAGGGCTCAACAACCAGATCTACAACCGGTGCATCGGGACCCGGTACTGCTCCCAGAACTGTCCCTACAAGGTCCGAAGATTCAACTGGTATGAATGGGATCGGCCCAATCCGCTGCCCCTGCAGCTCAATCCCGACGTGACGGTCCGCATGCGGGGGGTGATGGAGAAATGCTCCTTCTGTGTTCAGCGAATCAAGGATGCCCACGGCCGGGCCAGGGATGAGAACCGCCGGATCCGGGATGGAGAAATGGTGCCGGCCTGCGTTCAGACCTGTCCCACCGACGCGCTGGTTTTCGGAAATCTCGCGGACAGGGAAAGCCGGGTCCGAAAGATGACCGACGACCCGAGGGCCTATCAGGTCATGGGATATCTGAATACGAAACCCGCTGTTATTTATCTCAAAAAAGTCGTCCAGGAGATCTGA
- the ubiE gene encoding bifunctional demethylmenaquinone methyltransferase/2-methoxy-6-polyprenyl-1,4-benzoquinol methylase UbiE, protein MGLNEARRKQRTIGKTGIMTEALKSEETTHIGYRRISREEKTRWVRRQFDTVAARYDLMNTLLSFGIHYLWKRRAVSLLDLKPGDAVLDVCGGTGDLAVSALRRVGAGGKVVLYDINREMMNAGRKKGTHPHLRRRIRFLQGDAERMALRDNVFDAAIVGFGIRNLTDMMAGFREMHRVLKPGGRTVCLEFSRPTAPLFQWMYDRYSFHVMPWLGERLTGSRQAYTYLPESIRMFPDPDALAKQLAAVGFSNVAYWKLTNGVAVIHKGLKA, encoded by the coding sequence ATGGGATTGAATGAAGCGCGGCGAAAACAGCGGACGATCGGAAAGACCGGCATCATGACAGAAGCGTTGAAATCAGAAGAGACCACCCATATTGGATATCGCAGGATCTCCCGGGAAGAGAAGACCCGGTGGGTCCGCCGCCAGTTCGACACGGTCGCCGCCAGGTACGACCTGATGAACACCCTCCTCAGCTTCGGCATCCATTATCTCTGGAAACGCCGGGCCGTCTCGCTCCTCGATCTGAAACCGGGGGACGCCGTGCTGGACGTCTGCGGCGGCACCGGAGATCTGGCCGTATCGGCCCTCAGGCGGGTCGGCGCCGGGGGGAAGGTCGTCCTGTACGACATCAACCGGGAAATGATGAATGCCGGCAGGAAAAAGGGAACCCATCCCCACCTGCGCCGTCGCATCCGTTTCCTTCAGGGGGATGCCGAACGGATGGCGCTCCGGGACAATGTCTTCGATGCGGCGATAGTGGGGTTCGGCATTCGCAACCTGACCGACATGATGGCCGGCTTTCGGGAAATGCACCGTGTCCTCAAGCCGGGCGGACGGACGGTCTGCCTCGAGTTTTCCCGGCCCACCGCACCCCTATTCCAATGGATGTACGACCGGTATTCCTTCCACGTCATGCCGTGGCTGGGCGAACGATTGACCGGCTCCCGGCAGGCCTACACCTATCTTCCCGAATCGATCCGAATGTTTCCGGACCCCGATGCATTGGCCAAACAGCTTGCCGCCGTCGGATTCTCCAATGTCGCCTACTGGAAGCTGACCAACGGCGTCGCCGTGATCCACAAGGGCCTGAAGGCTTAG
- a CDS encoding AAA family ATPase — MTPDRPDRIRLDEITLENIGCFVRKTIRFSELTVIFGENRTGKSTLVYAVYFALYGAHLNHRLKVADLCRKGEAAGTVTLRFEKGGIAYKLQRTTDALPKLYRRPAPEAAWETVPVHAPEVLDAVIGVRPETASVSSFFRESELIYFLQDMPKYNQTLLQSFIGMDDGLVLRTRFKKALGRAREVKKAIENAAPRKSVDPLHLELTRRQLAESEKALTELEQIRRTDRGAGVPDPAIYQLLVRRHQTESKTLETLKSLAEKLPSAKALATEKRDLESRLQEAETALADAEALQRRIGGLIQKTDNLKLRLKHLATLEARAACPICDQAVSPDQAASLVRKIECQLSRAEDEKSRIEARLKNMERLARDSTRHRERLLEIDGKIQKINDIQQRIDEVTEQVTALARDLDRLERPEDGIREAPAPYDPETAVDSRRLQLQEQIIRHRVTLTRYADDLKRADEHRVHIARADRQVLLCTVAARAVEEALQSLGSRLLEKIRKSVGDWSRHFSFLDRFDIEISDRELLPLIQARGYRYKLNQMSKSERIFLYLMLKLAIGDALGHLGFFMLDDPADGLDLKRKQTLAYLLTEAASRRQVLVTTNDADFGDFFAGGVRTEL, encoded by the coding sequence ATGACTCCGGACCGTCCGGACAGAATCCGGCTCGACGAGATCACCCTGGAGAATATCGGCTGTTTCGTTCGGAAAACCATTCGGTTCTCCGAGCTCACCGTGATCTTCGGCGAAAACCGGACGGGAAAATCCACCCTGGTGTATGCGGTCTATTTCGCGCTCTACGGGGCGCACCTCAACCACCGCCTCAAGGTCGCCGATCTCTGCCGCAAGGGCGAAGCCGCCGGAACGGTTACCCTCCGCTTCGAGAAAGGGGGCATCGCCTACAAGCTGCAGCGGACAACGGACGCCTTACCGAAGCTCTATCGCCGCCCAGCCCCTGAAGCGGCCTGGGAAACCGTCCCTGTCCACGCACCCGAGGTCCTCGACGCCGTCATTGGCGTCCGACCGGAAACCGCGTCCGTCAGCTCGTTTTTCCGGGAGAGCGAGCTGATCTATTTTCTCCAGGATATGCCGAAATACAACCAGACCCTGCTCCAGAGCTTCATCGGCATGGATGACGGCCTTGTGCTTCGCACGCGGTTCAAAAAGGCTCTCGGCAGGGCGCGGGAGGTTAAAAAGGCCATCGAAAACGCCGCCCCCAGGAAAAGCGTCGACCCGCTCCACCTCGAACTCACCCGTCGACAGCTGGCCGAGTCCGAAAAAGCCCTTACGGAACTGGAGCAGATTCGCCGAACCGACCGAGGCGCAGGTGTCCCGGATCCGGCGATTTACCAGCTTCTCGTCCGCCGACACCAGACTGAGTCCAAAACCCTGGAGACGCTCAAATCCCTTGCGGAAAAACTTCCATCAGCCAAGGCCCTGGCGACGGAAAAACGTGACCTCGAATCCCGTCTGCAGGAAGCCGAGACAGCCCTGGCCGATGCGGAAGCCCTGCAACGCCGCATCGGCGGCCTCATCCAGAAAACCGACAACCTGAAACTGCGCCTGAAACACCTCGCAACGTTGGAAGCCCGGGCGGCCTGTCCGATTTGCGATCAGGCGGTCTCTCCGGACCAGGCCGCAAGTCTCGTCCGGAAAATCGAATGCCAGTTGTCCCGTGCCGAGGACGAAAAAAGCCGCATCGAGGCGCGCCTGAAGAATATGGAGCGCCTCGCAAGGGATTCGACCCGTCATCGGGAACGACTCCTGGAAATCGACGGCAAGATACAGAAAATAAATGATATTCAACAACGCATCGACGAGGTGACCGAGCAGGTGACGGCGTTGGCCCGGGATCTGGACCGGCTTGAGCGCCCGGAAGACGGCATCCGTGAAGCCCCGGCCCCTTACGACCCCGAGACGGCGGTGGACAGTCGGCGGCTTCAGCTCCAGGAGCAGATCATCCGACATCGCGTCACCCTGACACGTTACGCGGATGATTTGAAACGCGCTGATGAGCATCGCGTGCACATTGCCCGGGCCGATCGGCAGGTGCTGCTCTGCACCGTTGCCGCCAGGGCGGTGGAAGAGGCACTCCAGAGCCTGGGAAGCCGTCTCCTCGAAAAAATCCGGAAAAGCGTCGGCGACTGGTCGCGCCATTTCTCTTTCCTGGACCGGTTCGACATCGAGATCAGCGACCGGGAGCTGCTGCCCCTGATCCAGGCCAGGGGATACCGGTACAAGCTCAACCAGATGAGCAAGAGCGAACGGATCTTCCTGTACCTGATGCTCAAGCTCGCCATCGGCGACGCCCTGGGCCACCTCGGCTTCTTCATGCTCGACGATCCGGCCGACGGCCTCGACCTCAAACGCAAGCAGACCCTGGCCTATCTTCTGACAGAGGCGGCCTCCCGCCGCCAGGTGCTGGTCACCACCAACGATGCCGATTTCGGGGACTTTTTCGCCGGCGGCGTCCGGACGGAACTCTGA
- a CDS encoding CBS domain-containing protein — MLSVKDIMTTEVITVTPETEIVEATRLLLENHINGLPVVDDKGKVVGILCQSDLIVQQKKLPLPSFFTFLDGFIPLTSMKQLEKEIQKAVAVTVAHAMTPNPVTVTPDTGLNSVAALMVDRNFHTLPVVEKGRLVGIVGKEDVIRTLTNATLEKEASLPH; from the coding sequence ATGCTGAGCGTAAAAGACATCATGACGACAGAGGTGATCACCGTGACACCGGAAACGGAGATCGTGGAGGCAACCCGGCTGCTTCTGGAAAATCACATCAACGGCCTCCCGGTGGTCGACGACAAGGGAAAAGTAGTGGGCATCCTCTGCCAAAGCGATCTGATCGTTCAGCAGAAAAAGCTGCCCCTCCCCTCCTTTTTCACCTTCCTGGACGGATTCATTCCCCTGACCTCCATGAAACAACTGGAGAAGGAGATTCAAAAGGCGGTGGCCGTCACCGTGGCCCACGCCATGACGCCCAACCCGGTCACCGTCACGCCCGACACGGGGTTGAACAGTGTCGCAGCCCTGATGGTGGACAGAAATTTTCACACCCTTCCAGTGGTGGAGAAAGGGCGCCTGGTGGGGATCGTCGGCAAGGAAGACGTGATTCGAACCCTGACCAACGCAACCCTCGAAAAAGAGGCGTCATTGCCCCATTGA
- a CDS encoding MATE family efflux transporter, whose amino-acid sequence MDIRTRTLKFTGFRPEPLYRYRQVLRVSLPLVVSMATTMILEVTDRIFLARYSIDAIAASTPGGLTAFLFIGFFMGVGTYVNVFVAQYTGAGMALRVGRALWQGIYFSAAAAAALSALSFVAVPLFDLVGHAPEIRRMEVVYFRMLCLGGGFCVLASTLSSFFSGRGRTRPVMLVHLAGMLINIPLNYALINGRWHLPEMGIAGAGLGTVISWAVMALLFTGLIFTRDNDRRFGVRSDRRIEAALFRRLLRFGIPGSLQFTLDLFAFTFFVLIVGRIGSIELAVTNIVLTINSLTFMPIMGFSMGTSTLVGQALGRGEPAAAQADTRATLHIIYLYILVTGFFYLVWPRWTLSLFQTPQLAPAASARMTEMGVILLRFVAFYIFFDAQYMIRTGALKGAGDTRFIMWANGVLSIVVMILPIYIGIFFLDMGIYFAWSCVVCFIVSLFTAAFIRFRRGRWLAMRVIEPAEARK is encoded by the coding sequence ATGGACATCAGAACACGAACACTGAAATTTACAGGGTTTCGACCGGAGCCGCTTTACCGTTACCGTCAGGTGCTTCGGGTCAGCCTGCCGTTGGTGGTGAGCATGGCCACCACCATGATTCTGGAGGTGACGGACCGGATCTTTCTGGCCCGGTATTCCATCGATGCCATCGCCGCCTCGACCCCCGGCGGGCTGACGGCCTTTCTGTTCATTGGTTTCTTCATGGGTGTCGGCACCTACGTCAACGTGTTCGTGGCCCAGTACACCGGGGCCGGCATGGCGCTTCGGGTGGGGCGCGCCTTGTGGCAGGGGATCTATTTTTCCGCCGCTGCCGCCGCGGCGTTGTCGGCCCTCTCGTTTGTCGCCGTGCCCCTGTTCGATCTTGTCGGGCATGCCCCGGAGATCCGGCGTATGGAGGTGGTCTATTTTCGAATGCTCTGTCTCGGGGGCGGGTTTTGCGTGCTCGCTTCGACCCTCTCCTCCTTTTTTTCCGGAAGGGGCCGCACCCGGCCCGTCATGCTGGTGCATCTGGCCGGCATGTTGATCAACATCCCCCTCAATTACGCCCTCATCAACGGGCGATGGCATCTTCCCGAGATGGGCATTGCCGGCGCCGGCCTCGGTACGGTGATTTCCTGGGCCGTCATGGCATTGCTGTTCACCGGGCTGATTTTCACCCGCGACAATGACCGACGGTTCGGGGTGCGCAGCGACCGGCGGATTGAAGCGGCGCTTTTCAGGCGCCTGCTTCGCTTCGGCATCCCCGGATCCCTCCAGTTCACCCTGGATCTTTTCGCCTTTACCTTTTTCGTGCTCATCGTCGGGCGCATCGGCAGCATCGAACTGGCGGTCACCAACATCGTTCTGACCATCAACTCCCTGACGTTCATGCCGATCATGGGGTTTTCCATGGGGACCAGCACCCTGGTCGGCCAGGCCCTGGGTCGGGGAGAACCGGCGGCGGCCCAGGCCGATACGCGGGCCACGCTCCACATCATCTATCTCTATATTCTGGTGACGGGGTTCTTTTATCTGGTCTGGCCCCGATGGACCCTCTCCCTTTTTCAAACCCCGCAGCTTGCGCCGGCGGCATCGGCCCGCATGACCGAGATGGGCGTCATTCTGCTCCGGTTCGTGGCTTTCTATATTTTTTTTGACGCCCAGTACATGATCCGTACCGGGGCCCTCAAGGGGGCCGGCGATACGCGATTCATCATGTGGGCCAATGGTGTGCTGTCAATCGTGGTCATGATCCTGCCCATCTATATCGGGATTTTCTTTCTGGACATGGGGATCTATTTCGCCTGGAGCTGCGTCGTGTGTTTTATCGTCTCCCTGTTTACGGCCGCTTTCATCCGCTTCCGTCGGGGCAGATGGCTTGCCATGCGCGTCATCGAGCCTGCCGAAGCCCGCAAATGA